The Leopardus geoffroyi isolate Oge1 chromosome C1, O.geoffroyi_Oge1_pat1.0, whole genome shotgun sequence sequence ATTTTGTGATGGGCTATCCCAAGGTAGCCATGCCCAAAACAGTTTTCACGACGGGGATAAACCAtggcaacagaaatgtattctctccaATATGCATATGCTGCCTCACCCAATCAGTATCCCAGGCTCTCCAATATTCCTGGCTTTTGTCAACCtcttttaaaatagatacatTCTGCACATGGCAATGGGATAGTTTTGTGTAGTTTTATGGAAATACTTTCCACATTTCCATAAGTCACAGTTGTAGAACCAAGCTGGGTACAGGCTAGTAATCCTATTTGTGTTGGGTTTTGAGTAATCACTACCACTGGTTTACTGCTTACGTGACCTGAACAGCATCCTAAGGATGTTGTTAACTAATCATGTAACCGTGAAGAATTCACTGAAGTATTCTGCTCAAGCCTTTGGAGGGAACATGTTCCTGCTAACACTGATGTCAGTCCATGAAACTCACTTTAGACTTCCGACCTCCAGAtctttaagagaataaatgtgccttgttttaagccaccaaatttgtggtaatttgttccaATAGCTATTGGAACCGAATACACCACTTTGTCAGGttaacctgttttttaaaaaggctacaCTTAATACTATATTTAACCGGAAAACTCTTACTAGTCACTGGCATTTATGTGGGACTAAAAAGCATCTTTAAGCCAGAAGGATTAATATACTCACATCCTTTACTACCATGTGTTGAAAAATTGGAAGTAAAACGAGTTATCTTGGCAACGTTAACTTCAGAGCAAACTACCTGGCTCACATttcaaacaaaatggaaaggcaaggTTCAAGGTGCTGTAAACATTTTGTCCCAATACTACGAAATAATCAGCATCTGCCTCGGGATTATGTTTAATAAATAGCAAAGTGCATACAGGTATTTACAACAAGTTCTAAAGACAAATGGAGGTCTAACTTGTATGGTcccaataataacaacaaatagGCATCGGCATGAACTGTTTATAAATTCTCGAGTACAGTTGTTCTGAAAGTAGAGTGCACTTgcaatcttcaaaaaaaaaaaaaaaaaaaaaaaaaaagtcctgctgCTCCTCACAATGTTTTTTGAATTCAACTTGGACTGGAATTACTTGGCGTCAATGTGTAGCAACTGCTCTCTGCCATTTACGACCAGGGACTTTAACTCTCCGTCTTCTTCCACCTCCACCCTTTCTTGGCCATTCTCAATGATTCTCTTGGTGGTGATTTTTTTGCCATTGACGATTTCGGTGGAAGTCGACATGGATTTGAAGTTGCCGGTCCCACCACTACCATAAGACATGGCGAAGGAAGAAAGGCCTTCATTCCCCAGGGAACCAAAGGAGCTAAATCCTGTATCAAAAGAAGAAACACCACCCCCAAATGCTGGAAATCCACTGAAGGCGGTGAAGAAGGGCGCGGTccccctgcttctgcttctgcttctccgGGAGCTCCTCCGACCGCCCACAAGGTTCCCCAGCGGGTCTCCAAAGAAGTCAAAGGAAAATGGGTCCCGGCCGCCGAAGAACTCCCTGAAGACCTCGGCTGGGTCGCGGAAGGTGAAGACGTGCTCGAAGGGGTCGCGGAAAGGCCcaccgcccccgccgcccccgccgcagTCCTCCACTCCGGCCTCGCCGTAGCGGTCGTAGACATCCCTCTTCGTGGCGTCTGACAACACCTCGTAGGCCTGGGCCACCTGCTTGAACCGCCTCTCCGCCTCCTCCTTGTTCTCGGGGTTTTTGTCGGGGTGCCACTTGAGCGCCAGCTTGCGGTACGCCTTCTTGATGGCCTCGGACGAGGCCTGGCGGGGCACGCCCAGCACCTCGTAGTAGTCCACCATGGTGGACGGCGCGGCACGGCCGGCGGGCCACGGGCACGACGAGGGGACGCGGGCCCGAGTGCCCCGCGACGCcaggcagcagggaaggggagccCTTGTGACGTAGCCCGCGCCTCATTGGCCGAGGCCGCATCCCATAATGCAGCGCCGGGGGGCGGGACCTGCCGTGCTTCCGATGAGGCTCTCTGTGGCGCCGTTCGCTTGGGCGCGGACGCTCCGCCTACCGAGGCCCCGCCCACCCGCCTTCCGGCTGGGGCCGGTGACCTACAAATCCCgctggaaaaagaggaagttagCGGGTGGAAGTGGGGGCCCACGTTCTGGTGGTGGGGCagagtggtattttttttttttcaacgtttatttatttttgggacagagagagacagagcatgaacgggggaggggcagagagagagggagacacagaatcggaaacaggctccaggctccgagccgtcagcccagagcccgacgcggggctcgaactcacggaccgcgagatcgtgacctggctgaagtcggacgcttaaccgactgcgccacccaggcgccccgaaaacaactttttcaaaagaaaacaattactgAAGAAGGGCATCATGTTACATTTTTCCAGATAGCATTATGGAAATAGTTTCGACTTGGCAAAATTCCCCTAAAAAATTCTTGGGTATTCCTTTGGGGCTTTGGCCCACAGTTTGAGAACTCCTGGTCTAGTATATCAAAACTAGTAAAATTTGCTGgcaatagggacacctgggtggctcagtcagttaaaggtgtgacttcacctcaggtcgtATCTTAaggtctgtgactttgagccccgcatggggctctatgctaacagcttggagcctggaacctgcttcagattctgtgtctccctctctaacactccccggcttgcactctgtttctgtctgtctgtctctctcaataataaacataaaaaaagttgcTGCTGTGTTTACAGTGCTGGTCAACTTGGGTGCAGTAATTATTTCCACTAAAACTGCTCTACCTTGACTGTGATTTTCTGTTTGGCATTTTTGGACCTCTGACTTCTCTCtattttctccttattctctgacactgtattttttgctttaataaatgGTAAGTCAACACCAATAAAGGTCACTAAGCTCTAATAGGAAAATGATTAACCAATGAACTCTGTAATATTTCATCATAATGGATAGTAGACCCAATAAGGCACACTCTGTCACCAGAACAAACTGCTGACTTTAGGTCACCAGAACAAACTGCTGACTTTAGGTCACTTTGAGGGACCGAATACAATCCTGTAATCGTGGATTTGACATTTTATAATCAAGGAATAAACAGTATTAGGAAGCAGATTTGGAGTAGAGTCTAGGGTGAACCAAGCAATGTGGGAAAAGCATGATTGGGAAAGGTCAAGTGCTCCAGAATGActggagggaaaggggcagagggaggggtctAGTGAAAGGGCTGGAGAGGAGGAATGAGCTTGGACAGGTGAGCTCAAGGTCCATTCCAGTGAATTCTGAGGGCAAGCCCAAAGACTCTGAATTTTATTCTGGGTCCTAGGAGATTGTTGACCAAGGTTTCAGGGATGGTGGTGGGATAGGGCAGTGCAGGGGGCAGCTGATGGAGGGTCGACGGGGGTTGGGAGCCTTGGGGTCTGAGGCCCCGATACAGGACTATGGCATCTCTGAGACAGTGGATCCAGCAGTTGCTTGCATGGATATGGGGCCGTGagcaaaggagaagggaagaagggaagacacCTCTGtacaaaaaacatttactgagtatttactgcCTGCAAAACCACCTGAGTGAATGATTCCAAAGCCGAAACCCTGCTTGTAAGGGTAGAGTCATGGCCCCAAACCATGCAGGTGCAACAGCGGCCTCAAAAAGTTCTGAGGCTTTGAATGACGCAGGGAAAGTCATAAAATCATCCCAGTGGTGACTGTGTGGGTTGACAGCCCTTTTGCTCTGGGCAATCTACAGATGAACTCTTATGACACTGAGAGTTCAGAAGAATGATTGCCCTTAATGTTTAAATTGGATTGTGAATCAGAATGGCAGATAGGGGTACACCCAAGGAGCCAAAACATTGCCACCTCTTTGCTACCCACCCGGAATCTTAGTCCTGGAGAATGGAAAgtgcttggggtggggtgggtgtgggtggggagctTTGGAGCTCCCATGTGTAGGAGTGCACCTATATACAAGTAAGTACCAGACTGGATGTCTGTGGAGGAAGGATGGTGGGAAGGGAAATCTTGAGTACCTATTCTTTGCACCAGAATGAGGGAGGCCCTGTGAATATGCCCCACAGGACATCAAAACTTTAAAGTTAGCATTTTCTCCATGACCTTCTAACAGGTCCCTGAATATGGGTGGCCAGTGACGTCCATGGTCAAAATGCCAGGGTCTGTGCTCTCATCCTGGGATTGTAGAGTACAGCAGTGATCTCCAAAAGAAAGGGCAAGGTGATCAGTTCTGTCTGCACTTAGATTTGCCATTTCTTAGAGAggggcattttaaaaaaatgtttattttatttttgagagagagccagcgagcaagttgcggggggggggggtgcagagagagagaaagggagacagaggatcccaagtgggctctgcactggcagccgagagcccgatgtggagcttgaactcataaattgtgagatcattgagctgaagtccaacgctcaactaactgaaccatccaagtgccccagggAGGGGCATTTCTATTTGCGactcccatgcttgctctctgaCCCTTCACTTGATCTTTTGGGGCTCCAGCTAGTGCTGGGTGTTGCTGTGGGAGCACATTCTACTTGGTCCCCAAAtcctgccctctgccttctctccatttatttcaatTGAGTAATGACCTTGGGAATCACAGCTTTACTTCTGACTCCTAGTTGGCTGTAAATTTTGAACCCAGCTGTAAGATCTGGGAACTGCTAGAAGCCATGGGGAGCTGTAGGTAAGAGCAAGGTCTCTATGCTCTGACGCTTGGGGCCCGGATCTCAGTCTGCCGCTTAGTAAATTCAGGACTCTGGCAAATCACcttgtctctctgagcctcagtgtcttcctttgtaaaatgggaataatagtaccGGCTTTAAGGGGATACTTCTGGGGATTACATAAGACGTGTTGTAAAGTGCTAAACACCACACTTGGCACCTAGTGCGTGCTCAGTAAATATACATTCTTACTGTTTCTGTTCACCTTTCCCCTTTGCTTCAATGGGGTCATCAGAATTTCTCAGAGTATCTGCTTTCCTTGGGCCTTGGGGCTGTGTGACAAGCACGGTTTCACTTACTTTTGCTCACTTACCGATTTTCGTTTCTGACTGACAGAGtgctctctcactgcctctctgaGGGAAGGCGGATCTGCCCTGGAAAGGCCTTCTGTGTGTGGCACCCTCAGGTGGCTTTCCCTTCCCGCCATTCACTAGCCAGCGGCGTTCATTTCCTTCCTGGCGTGCCTCTCATGCATCTGCTCACCTGTTTGCGTCGTCAGTCTGTCCCTTCCGGTGGAACCGGGgttctggggaggtgggggactcATCTGGACTCATCTCTGCTGgtaccccagccccagccccaggcccagcgCTGTGCACTCTGGACTCAGTAGGTATTTTGCTGGGTGAGTGAATCAAAAAATGAGGCAGTGATTGGGCAGAGAGCCCTGAGTCACCTGTGGGGACCGTTCTTCAAGGTTACCATGGGCCCAAAGTAGGCTTGCAGTGTCTcgttctttcctttccattttatttttttaatgcttatttatttttgagagagagagaagggggagaggggcagagaaagagagagagagggacagagaatcccaagtgggctccgagctgtcagcacagagcctgacgcggggctcgaactcacaaactgagagatcatgacctgagctgaagtcggacgctcaaccgactgagccacccagctaccccgtgttctttcctttctaaaaagacatattctgctttctatttcattCCTGAAAAGGAAGTCTAATTTGTCACCCCATagcctttttctccctctctggtgACACTCTCTTGGTCCGTGGAAATACTCATCTAATCCATTCAAAGGTGCTGGTGCTGCATTCCCTTCTCTGGCCCCTCAAGAACGGGACCTGAGTGGTTGGAAAAGAATTCCAGCCAGTCAAACTGTTGTTGTCTAATGAGAAACCTAGTACGCTTGTCCTGATCAGCACCCGGTGATgtagggaagtgttgaatcaccgtattgtacacctgaaatgaactgaactgaaattaCACTGTAGGTTTGctaactggaatgaaaataagaacttgaaagtaaataaatacaaaataaaaatacttggggggtggggaaagagaccTAGAAAAGCTCTTAGCCCTCGTTAGTTGCACGATCTTTAGCTGACTGACAGCGACAGTCATGTGATACAATCAAACATTAACTTTGAGTGTAGATTGGTTCTTGCGACATATAAGTAGAGGAGGGCAAACTTTTGGCAGGTGAGAGGCTTGGTAGCCGATACAGGAAGGAGAACCATGGCAGCGAGGTCCCGGGGGCCACGTCCGCTTGTGCTGAGCCTGCTGCTGTGTGCCCTGAATCCCCTTCTGTGCCAGGGCGGGAAGCTGTTGTTGGTCCCAGTGGACGGCAGCCACTGGCTGAGCTTGTTCGGGGTCCTCCAGCGGCTGCACCAGCGGGGACACGACGTAGTGGTCGTAGCTCCTGAGGCCTCCGTGTACATTAAAGAAGGAGCGTTTTACACCTTGAAGAGCTACCCCGTCCCATTCCGGAGGGAGGACGTGGAAGCGTCTTTTACTGGTCTCGGGCTCGAGGTTTTTGAGAAGAAGCCTTTCCTGCAGCGTGTGGTCAAGACATATAAGAGGGTCAAGAAGGACTCTGCTCTGCTTTTGTCTGCCTGCTCCCACTTACTGTACAACGAGGAGCTGATGGCCTCCCTGGCGGAAAGCGGCTTCGATGCCATGTTGACAGACCCTTTCCTTCCTTGTGGCCCCATCGTGGCCCTGCGCCTGGCACTGCCTGTCGTGTTCTTCTTGAACTCACTGCCATGCGGCCTAGATTTTCAAGGTACCCGCTGCCCCAGCCCACCATCCTATGTGCCCAGGGTTCTGTCCCTTAACTCAGATCACATGACTTTCCTACAGCGGGTGAAGAACATGCTCATTCTTGTGTCAGAGGGCTTCCTGTGCAATGTGGTTTATTCCCCATATGCATCACTTGCTTCGGAAGTCCTTCAGAAAGACGTGACTGTCCAGGACCTTATGGGCTCCGCCTCGGCCTGGCTTTTCAAAAGTGACTTTGTAAAGGATTACTCCAAGCCCATCATGCCCAACATGGTTTTTATTGGTGGGATCAACTGTGCCAACAAAAAGCCACTGTCCCAGGTGTGTATTTGAGGGGGAGCTTTACAAGCCTGTCTCCTTGCAAGTACTTTGGATGGATGAACTTGCCCCTGACATATGCTGAATGAGCACGCTGAGGTAGTGTCACATGCCCTCTTTCGTAAGTTTCTGCTGTACAAACCTCCCGG is a genomic window containing:
- the LOC123599661 gene encoding dnaJ homolog subfamily B member 3-like; this encodes MVDYYEVLGVPRQASSEAIKKAYRKLALKWHPDKNPENKEEAERRFKQVAQAYEVLSDATKRDVYDRYGEAGVEDCGGGGGGGGPFRDPFEHVFTFRDPAEVFREFFGGRDPFSFDFFGDPLGNLVGGRRSSRRSRSRSRGTAPFFTAFSGFPAFGGGVSSFDTGFSSFGSLGNEGLSSFAMSYGSGGTGNFKSMSTSTEIVNGKKITTKRIIENGQERVEVEEDGELKSLVVNGREQLLHIDAK
- the LOC123599658 gene encoding UDP-glucuronosyltransferase 1A1-like isoform X2 — protein: MAARSRGPRPLVLSLLLCALNPLLCQGGKLLLVPVDGSHWLSLFGVLQRLHQRGHDVVVVAPEASVYIKEGAFYTLKSYPVPFRREDVEASFTGLGLEVFEKKPFLQRVVKTYKRVKKDSALLLSACSHLLYNEELMASLAESGFDAMLTDPFLPCGPIVALRLALPVVFFLNSLPCGLDFQGTRCPSPPSYVPRVLSLNSDHMTFLQRVKNMLILVSEGFLCNVVYSPYASLASEVLQKDVTVQDLMGSASAWLFKSDFVKDYSKPIMPNMVFIGGINCANKKPLSQEFEAHVNASGEHGIVVFSLGSMVSEIPKERAMEIADALGKIPQTVLWRYTGTPPPNLAKNTILVKWLPQNDLLGHPKARAFITHSGSHGIYEGICNGVPMVMLPLFGDQMDNAKRMETRGTGLTLNILEMTSEDLANALKAVINDKSYKENIMRLSSLHKDRPIEPLDLAVFWVEFVMRHKGAPHLRPAAHDLTWYQYHSVDVIGFLLAIVLGVVFITYKCCAFGCRKCFGKKGQVKKSHKSKTH